The proteins below are encoded in one region of Telopea speciosissima isolate NSW1024214 ecotype Mountain lineage chromosome 10, Tspe_v1, whole genome shotgun sequence:
- the LOC122643655 gene encoding F-box protein CPR1-like: MAEDKKKKINEEEEAMLMPNKNLPEDLIADILSRLPVKSLLRFRCVSKPWCALITDPAFVKMHLNRSLATNSNLNLILINSSFNLYSVDLDAWEQQAAVKLHLPLKSPNYKAKIVGSCNGLLCISYSDDDIFLWNPSTRRHQKLPITPIEFPFDNRLRYIVYGFGYDSTSDDYKLVRVVRFFGDHHYPGLTSHSEVKIYSLRTNSWRRIGDLPIHLRYIYNAGNFANSALHWVGINSKFIVSFDLKDEEFREVPLPDSAENEFPWDVEFLKGQLCLLHTFRFQRVEFWMMKDSWVKVFSIEHPWLIWGSGKLLPICYLKNGEFLLSKNTKGPLILYDPRRGRVRYLQIHGVPDTAGRTFIKTCFGSLVPLNAKDGIEEPKTKKSRKLILDVNIFCTHCLVEIFRVLVRLSYHQSYYEDEEDGQEKYKSVVLKTKKCFLEAAVVFILSIVYVIGCILQV, encoded by the exons ATGGCAgaggacaagaagaagaagataaacgAAGAAGAGGAGGCAATGTTAATGCCAAACAAGAACCTCCCTGAGGACCTCATAGCAGACATACTTTCAAGGCTTCCGGTCAAGTCACTTCTAAGATTCAGATGTGTATCCAAACCCTGGTGTGCTCTTATTACCGATCCTGCTTTCGTCAAAATGCACCTCAACCGATCCCTTGCAACCAATAGCAACCTCAACCTCATTCTCATAAATTCCTCCTTCAATCTCTACTCTGTTGACTTAGATGCTTGGGAACAACAGGCAGCGGTAAAACTCCATCTTCCGCTTAAGTCTCCAAACTACAAAGCCAAAATAGTGGGTTCATGCAACGGTTTACTCTGTATATCCTACTCTGACGATGACATATTCCTCTGGAATCCTTCTACCAGAAGGCATCAGAAGCTGCCCATTACACCTATAGAGTTTCCCTTTGACAATCGCCTTCGTTATATTGTTTACGGATTCGGTTACGACTCCACCTCCGATGATTATAAGCTGGTAAGGGTTGTGCGGTTCTTTGGTGATCATCACTACCCTGGTCTGACTAGCCATTCGGAGGTGAAGATCTACTCACTTAGAACCAATTCATGGAGAAGGATTGGGGACTTGCCAATCCATCTCAGATACATTTACAATGCTGGGAATTTTGCAAATTCTGCTCTTCACTGGGTTGGCATCAATTCCAAGTTTATTGTTTCCTTTGACCTTAAAGATGAGGAGTTTCGAGAGGTGCCACTGCCTGATTCTGCGGAAAATGAGTTTCCTTGGGATGTTGAGTTTCTTAAAGGACAACTCTGCTTGCTGCATACCTTCAGATTCCAACGTGTTGAGTTTTGGATGATGAAGGATTCTTGGGTGAAGGTGTTCTCCATCGAACATCCATGGCTGATATGGGGTTCTGGGAAACTCTTACCTATATGTTATTTAAAGAATGGTGAATTTTTACTCTCGAAGAATACAAAAGGACCGCTGATCTTGTATGATCCCCGCAGAGGAAGGGTTAGGTATCTTCAGATTCATGGTGTTCCAGATACAGCAGGTAGGACTTTCATAAAGACCTGCTTTGGGAGTCTTGTTCCACTCAATGCCAAAGATGGAATTGAAgaaccaaaaacaaagaaaagccgCA AATTGATCTTGGATGTGAATATCTTTTGCACCCATTGCTTAGTAGAGATCTTTAGAGTATTGGTACGTTTGAGTTACCATCAG AGCTATTATGAGGATGAGGAAGATGgacaagaaaaatataaaagtgtGGTCTTGAAGACAAAGAAGTGCTTCCTGGAAGCAGCTGTTGTGTTTATACTCTCTATTGTTTATGTGATTGGTTGTATACTTCaagtttaa